In a genomic window of Spirosoma agri:
- a CDS encoding alpha-L-fucosidase: protein MRSVALFFALVSLSWLTVAQTPTPYGAVPSPRQLQWHKLKYYAFVHFNMNTFTNEEWGHGTETADLFNPTQLDCRQWAKVAKEAGMEGIVITAKHHDGFCLWPSKFTEHSVKNSKWRGGKGDVLKELSAACKEYGLKFGVYLSPWDRNHPAYGTPQYNEIFKNTLKEVLTQYGDVFEVWFDGANGEGPNGKKQVYDWPGFIATVRQYQPNAVIFSDAGPDIRWVGNEDGYAGETNWATLNRDKVYPGYPDYWELTPGHEDGTHWVPTEVNCSIRPGWYYHASEDNNVKSLEHLVDIYYSSIGRNGNWLLNLPVDRRGLVHENDVARLMELKAYTDKASINLAGGKVITASSVLSKAPTFAASNILDKSRDTYWAAADGAKQATLDIDLGKPTTLNRLLIEEYIALGQRVKKFSVAAWQDGNYQTIAQGTTIGNRRILRFPVVTTSKIRVTIEEAKASPLIRHIELYNAPELIVPPVISRSKDGLVTIACPRTTDPVITYTTDGSEPTASSPRFSQPFALVQGGTVKARAFIDNMKKASSPVSTNFDISSTKWTVVSAGTVPVKGIDRLIDGNPMTFWQQRKVGDGPVPVVLDLGETLMLNGFTYLPRQDGRKEGIVYKYAVSVSQDGQNWSAPVSQGAFSNINNNPVGQAVRFDKVQPARYLKFEALETTGATDTTVAIAELGILTR, encoded by the coding sequence ATGCGTTCTGTTGCCCTCTTTTTTGCCCTTGTCAGTTTGTCCTGGCTGACGGTTGCCCAAACGCCAACACCCTATGGTGCCGTCCCATCGCCCCGCCAGTTGCAGTGGCATAAGTTGAAGTACTATGCCTTTGTGCACTTCAACATGAACACCTTCACCAATGAAGAGTGGGGGCACGGCACCGAAACTGCCGACCTGTTCAATCCGACGCAGCTCGATTGCCGACAGTGGGCGAAAGTCGCCAAAGAAGCGGGAATGGAAGGCATTGTCATTACGGCCAAACACCACGATGGTTTCTGCCTGTGGCCCAGTAAATTCACGGAACACTCGGTCAAAAACAGTAAATGGCGGGGAGGAAAGGGCGACGTACTTAAAGAGCTGTCGGCTGCCTGCAAGGAATATGGATTGAAATTTGGTGTATACCTCTCGCCCTGGGATCGAAACCACCCCGCCTACGGAACCCCGCAATACAACGAAATTTTCAAGAATACGCTCAAAGAAGTGTTGACCCAGTACGGTGACGTTTTCGAAGTGTGGTTCGACGGGGCCAATGGGGAAGGACCCAACGGCAAAAAGCAGGTTTACGACTGGCCGGGGTTCATCGCCACGGTGCGGCAGTATCAGCCGAACGCGGTCATTTTCAGCGACGCGGGCCCCGATATTCGCTGGGTGGGTAACGAAGATGGCTATGCGGGTGAAACCAACTGGGCTACCCTGAATCGGGATAAGGTATATCCGGGTTATCCGGATTACTGGGAGCTGACACCGGGTCATGAAGACGGTACGCATTGGGTGCCCACCGAAGTCAACTGCTCGATCCGGCCGGGCTGGTACTACCACGCCAGCGAAGACAACAACGTAAAGTCGCTGGAACATCTGGTCGATATTTATTACAGTTCGATTGGGCGCAATGGGAACTGGTTACTGAACCTACCCGTCGATCGGCGGGGGCTGGTCCATGAAAACGACGTTGCGCGACTTATGGAACTGAAAGCCTACACGGACAAAGCGTCGATTAATCTGGCTGGTGGCAAGGTGATTACGGCCAGCAGCGTTCTCAGTAAAGCCCCGACTTTTGCCGCCAGCAACATACTGGACAAAAGCCGGGATACGTACTGGGCAGCCGCCGACGGTGCCAAACAGGCTACACTCGACATTGATCTGGGGAAACCGACGACGCTCAATCGACTGCTCATTGAAGAATACATTGCCTTAGGGCAGCGGGTAAAAAAGTTTTCCGTGGCGGCCTGGCAGGACGGTAACTACCAAACCATTGCGCAGGGAACAACCATCGGCAATCGGCGCATACTGCGGTTCCCGGTTGTGACAACGAGCAAAATCCGGGTGACCATCGAGGAAGCCAAAGCCAGTCCGCTTATTCGCCACATCGAACTCTACAACGCCCCCGAACTTATCGTACCCCCGGTCATTAGCCGGAGCAAAGACGGGCTAGTGACCATCGCCTGTCCTCGCACGACTGATCCGGTCATTACCTACACGACCGATGGGTCTGAGCCAACGGCCAGCAGTCCCCGGTTCAGCCAGCCGTTTGCGCTGGTGCAGGGCGGCACCGTAAAAGCCCGCGCGTTCATCGATAACATGAAAAAAGCCAGCAGCCCTGTTTCCACGAACTTCGACATTAGCTCGACCAAATGGACGGTTGTGTCAGCCGGGACGGTACCCGTAAAGGGCATCGACCGCCTGATTGACGGGAATCCAATGACGTTCTGGCAGCAGCGTAAAGTAGGTGATGGACCTGTACCGGTGGTTCTTGATCTGGGTGAGACACTAATGCTGAACGGCTTTACATACCTGCCCCGGCAGGATGGCAGAAAAGAAGGTATCGTCTACAAATATGCTGTTTCGGTCAGCCAGGATGGACAAAACTGGTCGGCACCGGTTAGCCAGGGCGCGTTCAGCAACATCAATAACAACCCGGTCGGGCAGGCAGTCCGGTTCGATAAGGTGCAGCCAGCGCGTTATCTCAAATTCGAGGCCCTCGAAACAACAGGGGCAACCGATACCACCGTCGCCATTGCCGAACTCGGCATCCTGACGCGCTAA
- a CDS encoding carboxylesterase family protein, whose product MLKRFIYITVSLLSVSHLQAQTKPESTTYSFTKGLVALTGSRYGREAIYADPLAYQLYTGTLKSPAEGAVFGTDEQGKEIKWMPVTADSLNRLRLRGNFRGNGGAPAGPGVVAGTLRGGIGGGGGYTYLTYPSTREQVALLTIKGNSNVYVNGELHMGDAYSMGYLHIPVKLKKGLNEFYVRGVMITASLNFSDKSALLFTDDPTLPSIRIGESNASLQGAVVVVNAATTPLTGLQISSNVNGKSLTTSLPVIPALSSRKVAFRFDGSGVTAKGPQSCALTLTQKGKVLDAGTVSVEAVPAGASYSQTFVSQIDGSLQYYAVTPQSSVTTAPSALFLSVHGAGVEASGQARAYKAKDWGNLVAATNRRPRGFNWEDWGRIDALEVLTIAKKQFKPDPQHIYLTGHSMGGHGTWFLGATYPDKWAAIAPCAGYPTLKEYGSADGVIPDSSTNPLEKMLLRSGNQSDVLKLTSNYKPLGIYVLHGDADRTVPVTYARQMRKLLGESQPDMSYYEYPGGSHWFGDESVDWKPLFDFFKWHQIAVDSTVNAIDFTTANPGISSTYRWATIEQQNQPLLYSRMQLNRKGRSITGTTANVALLKLALDGFGAQTPLTITLDGTPALTYTTTSAQDSLFLRRENGQWKQTQRPDASQKGPHRNGTFKEAFNNRMVFVYGTKGTKEENDWNWQKARYDAETWYYRGNGAIDIIADTDFSLAKYADRGVVLFGNATNNAAWPALLADCPIQLERNRIRAGSQQWQGDDVATYFVWPIKSSKTASVAVVGGTGLKGMKAASANQYFAGASGFPDFMIFGLDMVRDGSKGVRMAGFFDNDWKLTPELISVNEQKDGDK is encoded by the coding sequence ATGTTAAAACGGTTTATTTACATTACTGTCTCACTGCTTTCGGTGAGCCATCTTCAGGCCCAGACGAAGCCTGAGTCCACGACGTATTCCTTTACGAAAGGACTGGTCGCGCTGACCGGCAGCCGCTACGGGCGGGAAGCAATTTATGCTGATCCGCTGGCCTATCAACTGTATACCGGTACGCTTAAATCCCCAGCTGAAGGGGCGGTATTCGGCACCGACGAGCAGGGAAAGGAAATCAAATGGATGCCCGTCACCGCCGATAGCCTGAACCGGTTACGGCTTCGGGGAAATTTCCGGGGCAATGGGGGCGCACCCGCCGGCCCCGGCGTGGTAGCGGGTACACTGCGGGGTGGTATCGGTGGGGGCGGGGGCTATACCTACCTGACGTATCCATCGACCCGTGAACAGGTCGCTCTGCTGACTATCAAGGGAAACAGCAACGTCTACGTAAACGGTGAACTGCATATGGGCGATGCCTACAGCATGGGGTATCTGCACATTCCGGTAAAGCTCAAAAAAGGACTGAATGAGTTTTATGTGCGCGGTGTCATGATCACGGCCAGCCTGAATTTTTCGGATAAGTCCGCGTTATTGTTCACCGACGATCCCACGCTGCCCAGCATCCGGATAGGTGAATCGAATGCTTCGCTTCAGGGCGCTGTGGTCGTGGTCAATGCCGCGACGACCCCCCTGACTGGCTTGCAGATAAGCAGTAACGTGAACGGAAAGTCGCTGACAACCAGTCTGCCCGTCATTCCGGCCCTGTCGAGTCGAAAGGTAGCGTTTCGCTTCGATGGCAGTGGAGTTACCGCCAAAGGCCCACAATCCTGCGCGTTGACCCTTACGCAAAAAGGGAAGGTGCTCGATGCAGGTACGGTATCCGTGGAGGCCGTTCCTGCCGGTGCGTCATACAGCCAGACCTTTGTTAGCCAGATCGATGGCAGTTTGCAGTACTACGCTGTGACCCCCCAGTCATCGGTCACAACTGCCCCCTCGGCGCTGTTTCTGTCGGTACACGGGGCGGGTGTGGAAGCCAGTGGTCAGGCGCGGGCCTACAAAGCCAAAGACTGGGGTAATCTGGTGGCGGCTACCAATCGGCGGCCACGCGGCTTTAACTGGGAAGACTGGGGCCGGATCGATGCGCTGGAAGTGCTGACGATTGCGAAAAAACAATTTAAGCCAGACCCGCAGCACATATACCTGACTGGTCACTCGATGGGTGGACACGGGACCTGGTTCCTGGGGGCTACCTATCCCGATAAATGGGCAGCTATTGCGCCTTGTGCGGGTTATCCGACGTTGAAAGAATACGGTTCCGCCGATGGGGTGATTCCGGATTCCAGTACGAATCCACTGGAAAAGATGCTGTTACGGTCCGGCAATCAGAGCGACGTGCTGAAACTGACGAGCAACTACAAACCACTAGGTATTTATGTTCTCCACGGCGATGCTGACCGGACGGTGCCCGTTACCTACGCGCGTCAGATGCGTAAACTCCTGGGCGAATCGCAACCCGATATGAGCTACTACGAATACCCCGGCGGTAGTCACTGGTTCGGCGACGAGAGCGTTGACTGGAAACCTTTGTTCGATTTTTTCAAATGGCATCAGATTGCTGTCGATTCTACGGTGAACGCGATCGATTTCACGACGGCCAATCCCGGCATCTCATCGACATACCGGTGGGCAACTATTGAACAGCAAAACCAGCCGCTTCTCTACAGTCGGATGCAACTCAACCGGAAGGGACGGTCCATTACGGGTACGACGGCCAATGTAGCGCTCCTGAAACTGGCCCTTGATGGATTCGGCGCGCAAACGCCCCTGACAATTACGCTCGACGGAACTCCGGCGCTGACGTACACGACGACCAGTGCGCAGGACTCCTTATTTTTACGCCGGGAAAACGGGCAGTGGAAGCAGACGCAACGGCCCGATGCGAGCCAGAAAGGACCCCATCGGAATGGTACGTTCAAAGAGGCATTCAACAACCGCATGGTGTTTGTGTATGGGACAAAGGGCACGAAGGAGGAAAATGACTGGAACTGGCAGAAAGCTCGCTACGATGCTGAAACCTGGTATTACCGGGGCAACGGGGCCATCGACATCATCGCCGATACGGATTTTTCGCTGGCAAAATACGCCGACCGAGGAGTCGTTCTGTTCGGTAACGCGACCAACAATGCCGCCTGGCCAGCACTGTTGGCCGATTGCCCGATTCAGCTGGAGCGCAATCGCATTCGGGCCGGGAGCCAGCAATGGCAGGGCGATGATGTAGCCACCTATTTTGTCTGGCCCATTAAAAGCTCAAAAACGGCCTCGGTCGCGGTCGTTGGCGGAACGGGGCTGAAGGGCATGAAGGCTGCTTCGGCCAACCAGTACTTCGCCGGAGCCAGTGGTTTTCCTGACTTCATGATTTTCGGCCTGGATATGGTTCGGGATGGGAGCAAGGGCGTTCGGATGGCGGGCTTCTTTGATAACGACTGGAAGCTAACGCCGGAACTCATCTCCGTCAATGAGCAGAAGGACGGGGATAAGTAG
- a CDS encoding family 20 glycosylhydrolase, whose amino-acid sequence MIRLYFLLFVLFSTATIRAQDGAQRYPLIPYPTTLIPASGQFAVTAQTALIVQDNRFSGEAKQLQTLLEPALGNRLPTTGTGSKIVLQHDASITNPEGYALTITPRQVTLKASQPVGMFRAVQTIRQLLPVAIEKPEKPRASLTLPAVQIQDQPAYAWRGMHLDVSRHFYSIDYLQRFIDRLALYKFNKFHLHLTDDQGWRLEIKAYPKLTTEAAWRTFNNQDSVVLKRAVTNPDFDLPKQFIRQQNGQTQYGGFYTQTQMRDLIAYAAARHVEIIPEIDMPGHLSAAIKAYPFLSCTGQPGMGKTFSVPICPCNEPTYTFMEAVLSEVIALFPSQYVHIGADEVEKSTWSQSAACQALMKRENIKNVEELQSYFVHRIETFVQSKGKKLMVWDDALEGGLKPSTAVMYWRSWVKDAPVKAAQNGNDVVMTPVSNLYFDSPPGIQSVENVYNIAVVPEGVTAGQVKQFLGAQANIWTEYIPTENRVDYMAMPRMTALSEVVWTAKKDYPSYQKRLLQHFLRMETMGIHYRLPDLTGFAEENVFVDKATLRIKKPLDSYILRYTTDGKQPQANSPKLPADFVISTPQTVNVAAFTPSGVRGDVYSLRYQQQAYATPVSAAKLGPGLTCFYFKKQFKETKLMNDLKADSTYTINNVVVPKSVTAPSFGIQFWGNLTVPETGIYSFFYTCDDGGVLRIADRLVVDNDGNHFPIEKSGQVALQKGTHPFRAAFIEGGGGFTLKLKYSLNGSEPMAIPDSWFSH is encoded by the coding sequence ATGATCCGATTATATTTCCTGTTGTTTGTCCTGTTTAGTACCGCAACCATTCGGGCGCAGGACGGTGCCCAGCGGTATCCGCTCATTCCCTACCCAACGACGCTAATCCCTGCATCGGGCCAATTTGCTGTTACGGCTCAAACTGCGCTGATCGTGCAGGATAATCGGTTTAGCGGTGAAGCCAAGCAATTACAGACATTGCTGGAACCGGCTCTGGGCAACCGTCTGCCAACTACAGGAACTGGTTCGAAAATTGTGCTTCAACATGATGCCTCCATCACGAATCCGGAAGGCTACGCTCTGACAATTACGCCCCGGCAGGTGACGCTCAAAGCCAGCCAGCCCGTCGGCATGTTTCGGGCTGTTCAGACCATCCGCCAGTTGTTGCCGGTAGCCATTGAAAAACCGGAAAAGCCACGGGCATCGCTAACCCTGCCCGCGGTGCAGATTCAGGATCAACCCGCCTACGCCTGGCGGGGTATGCACCTCGACGTGTCGCGGCATTTCTATTCCATCGATTATCTGCAACGGTTCATCGATCGGCTGGCGCTGTATAAGTTCAATAAATTTCACCTGCACCTCACCGACGACCAGGGCTGGCGTCTGGAAATCAAAGCCTATCCCAAACTGACCACCGAAGCCGCCTGGCGCACGTTCAACAATCAGGATTCGGTCGTCTTGAAGCGGGCTGTCACCAATCCCGACTTCGACCTGCCCAAGCAGTTCATTCGCCAGCAGAACGGGCAAACGCAGTACGGCGGCTTTTACACCCAGACCCAGATGCGCGACCTGATTGCCTACGCAGCCGCGCGGCACGTTGAGATCATTCCCGAGATCGATATGCCCGGCCACCTGAGTGCCGCCATCAAAGCGTATCCATTCCTGAGCTGTACGGGTCAGCCGGGTATGGGTAAAACGTTTTCGGTCCCCATCTGCCCCTGCAACGAACCAACGTACACGTTCATGGAGGCCGTGCTGAGCGAAGTGATTGCGCTGTTTCCAAGCCAGTATGTTCACATTGGGGCCGATGAAGTGGAGAAGTCGACCTGGTCGCAGTCGGCGGCTTGTCAGGCGCTGATGAAGCGGGAGAACATAAAGAACGTCGAGGAATTGCAGAGTTATTTCGTGCATCGGATCGAGACGTTCGTGCAGTCGAAAGGCAAGAAATTGATGGTCTGGGATGACGCGCTCGAAGGGGGACTTAAGCCGTCGACGGCGGTGATGTACTGGCGTAGCTGGGTAAAAGACGCGCCCGTCAAAGCCGCGCAGAATGGTAATGATGTTGTGATGACGCCGGTCAGCAACTTGTATTTTGATAGCCCTCCGGGTATTCAGTCGGTCGAAAATGTGTACAACATTGCCGTTGTGCCCGAGGGTGTGACCGCCGGGCAGGTGAAGCAGTTTCTGGGGGCTCAGGCCAACATCTGGACCGAATATATCCCGACCGAAAATCGCGTCGATTACATGGCTATGCCCCGCATGACGGCACTGTCGGAAGTGGTCTGGACGGCCAAAAAAGACTATCCATCCTACCAGAAGCGGCTTTTACAGCACTTCCTGCGTATGGAAACGATGGGCATTCATTACCGGCTACCCGACCTGACGGGTTTCGCCGAAGAGAACGTGTTTGTCGATAAGGCGACGTTGCGGATTAAAAAACCGCTGGACAGCTATATCCTTCGCTACACGACCGATGGGAAACAACCCCAGGCGAATTCGCCCAAACTACCCGCTGATTTCGTCATTTCGACGCCACAAACGGTTAACGTAGCGGCTTTTACGCCATCGGGCGTCCGGGGCGATGTATATTCGCTACGCTACCAGCAGCAGGCCTACGCAACACCTGTCAGCGCAGCCAAACTGGGCCCCGGTTTGACCTGCTTTTATTTTAAGAAACAGTTCAAGGAAACGAAACTGATGAATGATCTGAAGGCCGACAGCACGTACACCATCAACAATGTCGTGGTGCCCAAATCGGTGACTGCGCCTAGCTTCGGGATTCAGTTTTGGGGCAACCTGACCGTACCCGAAACCGGTATTTACAGCTTTTTCTACACCTGCGACGACGGGGGCGTTCTACGCATTGCCGACCGGCTGGTGGTCGATAACGACGGAAATCATTTCCCCATCGAAAAAAGTGGACAAGTTGCGCTGCAAAAAGGGACGCACCCGTTCCGGGCGGCCTTTATCGAAGGCGGGGGCGGCTTCACACTCAAACTGAAATACAGCCTGAACGGCTCCGAGCCAATGGCTATTCCAGATAGCTGGTTTAGCCATTAA